The following are encoded in a window of Roseivirga misakiensis genomic DNA:
- a CDS encoding DUF6503 family protein, translated as MKKTLFLCLLLAVMACEGTKTASTEEVVVKQEVSKTDHHIEAITKVFNAHGGFDNWTALKQLSYENGGQKTLVELQNRYTRIDSEGQTVGFDGEHVWVNPPSENASRQRMRYNLMFYFYAFPFVIGDPGITYEDMGPKELMGKTYNGVKVSYGDGVGDSPKDNYIVYSDPETNQMHWLMYTATFGGGETSDRYSLIKYDGWKEMEGVILPSSLQWYQYRDGVVGEPRGGARVFENIQVSKEYPTMENFSMPEGAQDITNPAS; from the coding sequence ATGAAAAAGACTTTATTTCTGTGTTTACTGCTTGCCGTAATGGCATGTGAAGGCACAAAAACAGCATCAACCGAAGAAGTGGTTGTTAAACAAGAAGTTTCAAAAACAGACCATCATATTGAAGCGATCACAAAGGTTTTCAATGCTCACGGTGGATTTGATAACTGGACCGCATTAAAACAATTGTCTTATGAAAACGGTGGACAAAAGACGCTGGTTGAGTTGCAAAACAGATATACGAGAATAGATTCAGAGGGTCAGACGGTTGGATTTGACGGCGAGCATGTTTGGGTTAATCCGCCAAGCGAGAATGCCTCAAGACAACGTATGCGCTACAATCTGATGTTTTATTTCTACGCTTTTCCGTTTGTGATCGGTGATCCTGGAATTACTTATGAAGATATGGGACCGAAGGAGTTAATGGGCAAAACTTACAATGGAGTGAAGGTATCTTACGGTGATGGCGTTGGTGATTCGCCAAAGGATAATTACATCGTGTATTCAGATCCAGAAACAAATCAAATGCACTGGCTCATGTACACAGCTACATTTGGTGGAGGTGAAACGAGTGACAGATATAGCTTGATCAAATATGATGGTTGGAAAGAGATGGAAGGCGTGATATTGCCAAGTTCACTACAGTGGTATCAATACCGAGATGGCGTTGTTGGAGAGCCAAGAGGAGGCGCTAGAGTATTTGAGAATATTCAAGTTTCTAAAGAATATCCTACCATGGAGAACTTTTCAATGCCTGAGGGAGCACAAGACATTACGAACCCTGCTTCGTAG
- a CDS encoding DsrE family protein: MKLKIALILLLSFGVNLTYGQEKKKWVNPIIKNYGGILDLERVDVAPDPDMEYKILVELVHKMDKKSKRPAFSATNVARLMNLHGVGGVKPENLKVVVVIHGQATSSVLNAESYKDKYDNESPYVPLYKELMEAGVQVVVCGQSYVNYGYTFDKLMDNVKVGTSALTTITTYTQKGYTYFKWD, encoded by the coding sequence ATGAAACTCAAAATCGCACTCATTCTTCTATTATCATTTGGGGTTAATCTTACTTACGGTCAAGAGAAGAAAAAATGGGTTAATCCTATTATAAAGAACTATGGAGGTATCTTAGATTTAGAACGTGTGGATGTAGCTCCAGATCCGGATATGGAATATAAGATCCTTGTGGAGTTGGTTCATAAAATGGATAAGAAGTCAAAACGACCGGCATTTTCAGCAACTAATGTAGCCCGACTGATGAATTTGCACGGAGTAGGTGGTGTGAAGCCTGAAAACCTGAAGGTCGTAGTCGTAATTCATGGTCAGGCGACAAGTTCGGTTTTAAATGCTGAATCCTATAAGGACAAATATGATAATGAAAGTCCCTATGTACCGTTATACAAGGAGTTGATGGAAGCGGGCGTGCAGGTAGTAGTCTGTGGACAGTCTTATGTGAATTATGGCTACACTTTTGACAAACTGATGGATAATGTGAAAGTGGGTACCTCAGCCTTAACGACCATTACAACTTACACGCAAAAAGGATACACCTACTTCAAATGGGATTAG
- a CDS encoding TetR/AcrR family transcriptional regulator: MTKADRTRSYIIEQVAPIFNKKGVHGTSLSDITNATGLTKGAIYGNFIDKDALAMACFEYNLRFLQKGLYKSLAKRGSAVQKLEGLIDFYEDHYLNISVNGGCPLMNSAIEADDAYPVLKKKVQDTFKLWKAELSGTIIDSQKAFEVSADVDPISFSNTFIALVEGGILLAKTMEEPEYFKQIANQLRAFVQQELNLN, encoded by the coding sequence ATGACCAAAGCCGATAGAACTCGTAGTTACATTATTGAGCAAGTGGCACCGATCTTTAATAAAAAAGGTGTTCATGGTACGAGTCTGTCCGATATTACTAACGCTACTGGTTTAACAAAAGGAGCTATTTATGGCAACTTCATCGATAAGGATGCTCTAGCAATGGCTTGTTTTGAATATAATCTAAGGTTTCTTCAAAAAGGCCTCTATAAATCCTTGGCAAAAAGGGGATCCGCGGTTCAAAAACTGGAAGGGCTGATCGATTTTTACGAGGACCATTATTTGAATATATCGGTAAATGGAGGATGTCCCTTGATGAATTCAGCAATTGAAGCAGACGATGCCTATCCGGTTCTGAAAAAGAAGGTCCAGGATACATTCAAGTTATGGAAAGCCGAGCTTTCTGGAACCATTATCGACAGTCAAAAAGCATTTGAAGTGAGCGCAGATGTTGACCCAATATCATTTTCAAATACATTCATTGCTCTTGTTGAGGGCGGTATTTTATTGGCCAAAACCATGGAGGAGCCTGAATACTTCAAGCAAATTGCCAATCAATTAAGAGCTTTCGTACAGCAAGAACTTAACCTAAATTAA
- a CDS encoding DsrE family protein, which produces MNLLKSSLLLLFGILAINVSIAQEQINPIIKNYGGIFDAPHATEKPDPNMEYKVIVDIVTADSKVSEPFYSIVNVARLMNLHAMGGVKKENMKVVMAIHGGAVWSVLNNEKYNEKYGIDNPHIPLFNELQAAGVKIVVCSQSMLGRQIDHTKLAPGLETATSMLTTMTTYQLKGYAALKF; this is translated from the coding sequence ATGAACCTTCTTAAAAGCTCACTTCTCTTACTTTTCGGTATTCTTGCGATTAATGTATCTATCGCTCAGGAGCAGATTAATCCTATTATCAAGAACTATGGTGGTATTTTCGATGCTCCACATGCTACGGAAAAACCAGACCCCAATATGGAGTACAAGGTCATCGTAGACATTGTAACCGCAGACTCGAAAGTAAGTGAGCCTTTCTATTCAATTGTCAATGTGGCCCGACTGATGAATTTGCATGCGATGGGCGGGGTAAAGAAGGAAAATATGAAGGTTGTTATGGCCATTCACGGCGGTGCGGTTTGGTCAGTATTGAATAATGAGAAATACAATGAAAAGTACGGTATCGATAACCCTCACATTCCTCTTTTTAATGAGCTTCAAGCGGCAGGCGTTAAAATCGTGGTCTGCTCTCAATCCATGTTAGGACGTCAGATTGATCATACTAAATTGGCACCGGGCTTGGAAACAGCTACTTCTATGCTTACTACCATGACTACTTATCAGTTGAAGGGCTATGCCGCCCTAAAGTTTTAG
- a CDS encoding leucine-rich repeat domain-containing protein produces the protein MVRIKALLLIGFLTISTWSLAQTETPTDSIADPEKEQVMAMVEALEFYFNLLGSKRTTAKEKETIINQSYTKLFRDGKVQVEDDLQENRSTQIFKDVQAYLKDVDFFFQEAVFDFEVKNVERLYLPDSTPYFKAETVRNLTATGIEGDTLRIAGQRFIEFNFDKPGGDLKVVSIYTKKIDREKQLRNWWLSLSIGWKKIFQDEIGIYDDSLTTDELTRIAEMDSLDLANNDQVVSLEPIYVLTELSYLRLSNTFISDLSPLTAINSLKTLDVSNSSVYDLSVLKYHTGLEEMILFNSHVKDFTVLESFGKLRRLNLSNANGLDFSFINSLKAIKELQLTGVDGIDKIDFSNLLELEKLDLHQSDIKSLSGFDVLNDLKELNISQTSIADLAPIAQLNDLQVLILSNSQVKSITPLKSSPTIKKVYIDGLTIPEAEVNEFMDAKPETLLIKDIEELSAWWGALSEEWKTRFSEQMEWVSPPGEALVLLLNIKSLDADNAGIRTLEPVAKLSRLTYLNVSNNNIKSLIGVSKLKPLEVLKINNTNINDFTLLAGLNNLKSIEAVNTSVRSLKGIDGLAKLASLNVDGAPVRAEEVVKLLVSNDQLDVKFQTEALNSWWGGLSETMKKIFSSAMEISGTPDSDDLHALTRQSEFSINENIEAGDLSAFEKFYRLSSISLTRTGLSDLDYMPNKENIRSLSITESPLADLSSILQFKSLTSLNISNTAVNDLRPLSVLIDLQMLNCSGTNLRRLRGVESLINLQKLDCSNTSINRLDRLEDLQKLTEVICFNTRLKGNDIEGLKAALPSVKIVFY, from the coding sequence ATGGTAAGGATTAAGGCCCTTTTACTTATTGGCTTTCTTACTATCAGTACTTGGTCCTTAGCCCAAACAGAAACCCCCACCGATAGTATTGCAGACCCTGAAAAGGAACAAGTGATGGCTATGGTAGAGGCGCTTGAGTTTTATTTCAATTTGTTAGGATCCAAAAGAACAACCGCCAAAGAAAAGGAAACGATCATTAACCAAAGTTATACGAAGCTATTTCGCGACGGTAAGGTTCAGGTCGAGGATGATTTGCAAGAGAATAGGTCGACACAAATTTTCAAAGATGTTCAGGCGTATTTGAAAGATGTAGATTTCTTTTTTCAAGAAGCCGTTTTTGACTTCGAGGTCAAGAATGTGGAAAGACTCTATCTTCCGGATAGTACCCCATATTTTAAAGCTGAGACTGTCCGAAATTTAACAGCCACAGGAATAGAAGGCGATACCTTAAGAATAGCTGGGCAACGGTTTATCGAATTTAATTTTGATAAGCCAGGAGGCGACTTAAAAGTGGTGAGTATCTACACCAAAAAAATAGATAGAGAAAAACAATTGAGAAATTGGTGGTTGAGTCTTTCGATCGGCTGGAAAAAGATTTTTCAGGATGAGATCGGTATTTATGACGATAGTTTGACGACCGATGAGCTTACAAGAATTGCAGAAATGGATTCACTCGATTTGGCAAACAATGATCAGGTCGTTTCACTAGAACCCATTTACGTTTTAACCGAATTATCGTACCTCCGGTTGAGTAATACCTTTATTAGCGACCTTTCGCCGCTTACCGCCATCAATAGTTTAAAGACCCTTGACGTTTCGAATAGCTCGGTTTACGACCTAAGCGTGCTGAAATACCATACCGGTTTGGAGGAAATGATTTTGTTCAATAGTCATGTCAAGGATTTCACAGTATTAGAGTCTTTCGGAAAGCTAAGGCGACTGAATTTGAGCAATGCAAATGGGCTAGATTTCTCATTTATAAATTCATTGAAGGCAATTAAAGAATTGCAACTCACTGGAGTAGATGGGATTGACAAAATCGACTTTTCAAACCTCTTGGAACTAGAAAAATTAGACTTACACCAAAGCGATATTAAATCTTTATCAGGGTTTGATGTATTGAATGACCTAAAAGAGCTGAATATCAGTCAAACTTCCATAGCCGATCTCGCGCCGATCGCTCAATTGAATGATCTTCAAGTCTTAATTCTCTCGAATTCTCAGGTAAAAAGCATTACTCCTTTAAAGTCTTCACCCACCATTAAGAAGGTATACATTGATGGTTTGACCATTCCTGAAGCTGAGGTAAATGAATTTATGGATGCAAAGCCTGAAACTTTATTGATTAAAGATATAGAAGAGCTTTCTGCCTGGTGGGGAGCACTTTCAGAGGAATGGAAAACTAGGTTTTCTGAACAAATGGAATGGGTTTCACCGCCCGGTGAAGCGCTGGTTTTATTGCTAAACATTAAGTCCTTGGATGCTGATAATGCTGGAATTAGAACCCTTGAGCCAGTTGCTAAGCTTAGCAGACTGACCTATCTGAACGTCAGCAATAATAATATCAAAAGTCTAATTGGGGTGAGTAAACTAAAGCCTTTAGAAGTTCTAAAAATCAACAATACCAATATCAATGACTTTACCTTGTTGGCGGGATTAAATAACCTGAAATCAATTGAAGCAGTCAATACTAGTGTCAGGTCTTTGAAAGGAATTGATGGGTTGGCCAAGTTAGCCTCGCTAAACGTTGATGGTGCCCCAGTCAGGGCAGAGGAGGTAGTTAAGTTGTTAGTTTCAAATGATCAACTGGATGTTAAATTTCAAACAGAGGCGCTCAATTCATGGTGGGGAGGACTGAGCGAAACAATGAAAAAGATATTCTCATCGGCGATGGAAATTTCAGGTACACCAGACTCCGATGATCTACATGCGCTTACGAGACAGTCTGAATTCTCTATCAATGAAAACATAGAAGCTGGCGATTTATCAGCTTTTGAAAAGTTCTACCGATTATCGTCTATCTCCTTGACCCGAACGGGACTAAGCGACCTTGATTACATGCCAAATAAGGAAAATATTCGATCACTAAGTATCACAGAATCTCCATTAGCCGACTTATCGTCAATTCTTCAATTTAAATCACTGACCAGCCTGAATATAAGTAACACTGCTGTGAATGATTTAAGACCGTTGTCCGTATTGATTGATCTGCAAATGCTAAATTGTTCTGGAACCAACCTGAGGCGCCTTAGAGGGGTGGAATCATTGATCAACCTACAAAAACTCGATTGTTCTAACACCAGTATCAATCGACTGGATAGGCTAGAAGACCTACAGAAGCTAACGGAGGTCATCTGTTTTAATACAAGGTTAAAAGGCAACGATATCGAAGGCTTAAAAGCGGCGTTGCCTAGCGTAAAGATCGTATTCTATTAA
- a CDS encoding cytochrome B, protein MYNGLLHAHSGLRWVVLVLLLVAIANAFSKKGNGRWSPKDKKITLFAMIFTHIQLVLGIVMYFMSPKVVFSSETMSSPVLRFYTVEHISLMLVAIALITIGYSKAKRAISDAKKFKAVSTFYLIGLILILASIPWPFRNLGAGWF, encoded by the coding sequence ATGTACAACGGACTTTTACACGCTCACTCAGGCTTACGCTGGGTTGTTTTGGTTTTATTACTCGTAGCGATCGCCAATGCTTTCTCTAAAAAAGGAAATGGCCGATGGTCTCCGAAAGACAAGAAGATTACTCTTTTTGCTATGATCTTCACCCATATACAACTTGTCCTCGGAATTGTGATGTACTTCATGAGTCCAAAAGTGGTTTTTTCGAGCGAGACTATGTCTAGCCCCGTGCTTAGGTTTTACACCGTTGAGCATATCAGTCTTATGCTTGTGGCCATAGCTTTAATTACAATAGGTTATAGCAAAGCAAAACGTGCTATTAGCGATGCTAAGAAATTTAAGGCTGTATCAACTTTCTATTTGATCGGACTCATTTTAATCCTAGCATCCATTCCGTGGCCGTTCAGAAACTTGGGTGCTGGCTGGTTTTAG
- the fabF gene encoding beta-ketoacyl-ACP synthase II yields the protein MKRVVITAMGALTPIGNNLEDYWTNLKAGKSGAAPITRFDTEKFKTKFACELKDFDLGEFIPKSEARRYDPFTSYALVAVNEALENGKIDFDKLDTNRIGVIWGSGNGGIQTFTEEMVDYVKNGETPRFNPFFIPKIIADIASGIISIKYGLRGPNFTTISACATSTTAILDAFNHIRWGKADMIITGGSEAPITIAGVGGFNASRALSTRNDDPTTASRPFDTSRDGFVMGEGAGALVLESLEHAQARGADIIAEVVGGGMAADAYHLTGTHPDGEGAYLGMTEALREAEISANDIDYVNMHATSTPMGDISELKSLERVFGNATDLSISATKSMTGHLLGAAGAIEAIASVMATVDDIVPPTINTSEVEPEWADKYDLTLGEAKSRKVDYAMSNTFGFGGHIATAIFKKFKA from the coding sequence ATGAAAAGAGTCGTAATCACAGCAATGGGTGCACTCACCCCGATCGGCAATAATTTAGAAGACTATTGGACTAACCTCAAAGCTGGGAAAAGCGGTGCCGCCCCAATTACTCGGTTCGATACTGAAAAGTTCAAGACAAAATTTGCTTGCGAACTGAAGGACTTTGACCTAGGTGAGTTCATCCCTAAGAGTGAAGCCAGACGCTACGACCCATTTACTTCATATGCCTTAGTTGCTGTAAACGAAGCCTTGGAAAATGGTAAGATCGACTTTGATAAGCTCGACACGAACAGAATTGGCGTAATTTGGGGTTCAGGAAATGGCGGAATCCAAACATTTACCGAAGAAATGGTCGATTATGTGAAAAACGGAGAAACGCCACGTTTCAACCCATTTTTTATTCCTAAAATCATAGCAGACATTGCCTCAGGTATCATTTCAATCAAATATGGATTAAGAGGGCCGAATTTCACGACTATTTCAGCCTGTGCCACATCGACAACCGCGATTTTAGACGCTTTCAATCATATTCGTTGGGGGAAAGCTGACATGATTATTACCGGAGGGTCGGAAGCACCAATTACCATTGCCGGAGTCGGAGGCTTTAACGCCTCTCGTGCGCTATCTACAAGAAATGATGACCCAACAACAGCCTCCAGACCCTTTGACACGAGTCGTGATGGATTTGTGATGGGAGAAGGTGCTGGCGCTTTAGTATTAGAATCGCTTGAGCACGCCCAAGCTCGCGGTGCCGACATCATTGCCGAAGTTGTCGGTGGTGGCATGGCAGCCGATGCTTACCACTTGACAGGCACGCACCCTGATGGTGAAGGCGCTTACTTAGGCATGACGGAAGCGCTTCGGGAGGCGGAAATATCAGCTAATGACATTGATTACGTCAATATGCATGCTACATCCACACCAATGGGTGACATTAGCGAGTTAAAATCTTTAGAACGTGTTTTTGGCAATGCGACAGACCTCAGCATTAGCGCGACAAAATCCATGACGGGCCACCTTTTGGGTGCTGCTGGTGCTATTGAAGCGATCGCGAGTGTGATGGCCACGGTTGATGATATTGTGCCGCCGACTATCAACACTTCGGAAGTAGAACCCGAATGGGCAGATAAATATGACTTGACATTAGGTGAGGCTAAATCAAGAAAAGTCGATTATGCTATGAGCAATACTTTTGGATTTGGCGGACATATTGCCACTGCAATTTTCAAGAAATTCAAAGCTTAA
- a CDS encoding competence/damage-inducible protein A, with the protein MRKILAEILTIGDEILYGQITDTNSQWMSAELDKLGIKVVRKTTVADTEQDILTAFEEAESRADIVLITGGLGPTNDDLTMPMLAKHFNSEIILNNDVLEHVRDFFERRGRVFTEMNRNQALVPKVAEVIHNDLGTAPCTWYERNKKVFVSMPGVPYEMKNLMTTKVLPKLQTTFQTPVIYHKLIKTVGIGESFLADKIKDWEEALPAHISLAYLPSVGHVKLRLTAVGQNKDTLAREVQGLIDGFLAIAGKYVYGYDGMTLEKAIGEMLIEKGKTIALAESCSGGYVQHKITSIAGSSAYFQGGVVPYHNDHKVNLLGVKEETLAEHGAVSEACVKEMAEGVRKAFGAEIGASSSGIAGPGGGTEEKPVGTVWIAYADENQTIAKKLQLTKNRILNIELTEIALLNLVRKSLTD; encoded by the coding sequence ATGCGAAAAATTCTTGCTGAAATTCTGACCATCGGAGATGAAATCCTTTACGGTCAAATCACTGATACGAATTCCCAGTGGATGAGTGCCGAATTGGACAAACTGGGCATAAAAGTGGTAAGAAAGACTACCGTCGCAGATACTGAACAAGATATCTTGACGGCTTTTGAAGAGGCAGAGTCTAGAGCAGATATCGTCTTAATAACTGGTGGTTTGGGGCCAACCAATGACGACCTCACTATGCCCATGCTGGCTAAACACTTTAATAGTGAAATTATACTCAATAATGATGTCCTAGAACACGTTCGTGACTTTTTTGAAAGAAGAGGCAGAGTGTTTACAGAAATGAATCGAAATCAGGCGCTGGTTCCCAAAGTAGCGGAAGTAATTCATAACGACCTTGGAACAGCCCCCTGTACATGGTATGAGCGTAATAAAAAAGTGTTCGTTTCAATGCCTGGTGTGCCGTATGAGATGAAAAATCTCATGACAACTAAGGTGCTTCCAAAGCTTCAAACCACCTTCCAAACACCGGTCATCTACCACAAATTGATCAAAACTGTGGGGATTGGAGAGTCTTTCCTTGCCGATAAAATAAAAGATTGGGAAGAAGCACTTCCAGCACACATTTCTCTGGCTTATTTACCGAGTGTGGGGCATGTGAAACTCAGACTGACAGCCGTTGGTCAAAACAAAGATACTTTAGCCAGGGAGGTTCAAGGGCTTATAGATGGATTTTTAGCAATTGCTGGTAAGTACGTTTACGGTTATGATGGCATGACCTTGGAGAAAGCAATTGGCGAAATGCTTATTGAAAAAGGAAAAACAATCGCTTTGGCAGAAAGTTGTTCAGGAGGCTATGTTCAGCACAAAATCACGAGCATAGCAGGGTCTTCAGCCTATTTCCAAGGTGGGGTTGTCCCATATCACAATGACCACAAAGTCAATTTGTTAGGGGTAAAAGAAGAAACCTTAGCAGAACATGGCGCCGTTAGTGAAGCTTGTGTAAAAGAGATGGCAGAAGGCGTTAGAAAGGCTTTTGGTGCCGAAATTGGCGCCTCGAGCAGTGGAATTGCAGGGCCTGGCGGCGGAACAGAAGAGAAACCAGTAGGCACGGTATGGATTGCTTATGCAGATGAGAACCAAACCATTGCAAAAAAACTGCAATTAACGAAAAATAGAATATTAAATATCGAATTAACAGAAATTGCATTATTAAATTTGGTTAGGAAAAGTTTAACGGACTAA
- a CDS encoding trans-sulfuration enzyme family protein, whose translation MDKSSNFETKAVRTQIETTHAQEHATPLYMTSSFTYENAEEMRAAFAGEIDKNIYSRFSNPNTQELVDKICAMEKAEAGYAFASGMAAVFSTFAALLSSGDHIISCRSIFGSTHTVFNKILPKWNIETTYVDIKNTDSWSNAVKPETKIVYVETPTNPAIDLVDLEWLGNFTKSHNLILVVDNCFATPYLQTPISYGADLVIHSATKFIDGQGRVLGGITVGKKELIDEIYAFSRSTGPAMSPFNAWVLSKSLETLAVRMDRHCSNALALSKFLSDHSAVGWVKYPFLPSHPQYDTAKKQMSGGGGVVSFGIKGGLAAGIEFLNQLKMCSLTANLGDSRTIVTHPSSTTHAKLSEEERLAVDISPELIRISVGLEHIDDIIADLDQALTKS comes from the coding sequence ATGGACAAGTCGAGCAATTTCGAAACTAAAGCTGTACGCACTCAGATTGAGACTACGCATGCCCAAGAACATGCGACCCCACTTTACATGACGTCTAGTTTTACATATGAAAATGCTGAGGAAATGAGGGCGGCATTTGCCGGTGAAATAGATAAGAACATTTATAGCAGATTTAGTAATCCCAATACTCAGGAACTTGTCGATAAGATTTGTGCTATGGAAAAAGCCGAGGCAGGTTACGCATTTGCCTCAGGTATGGCCGCTGTCTTTTCAACTTTTGCGGCGCTACTTTCCAGTGGTGATCACATCATCTCTTGCCGATCGATTTTTGGATCTACGCATACGGTTTTCAACAAAATCCTACCCAAATGGAATATTGAAACAACTTATGTAGACATTAAGAATACCGATTCGTGGTCGAACGCGGTGAAACCTGAGACGAAAATTGTCTATGTGGAAACGCCAACTAACCCAGCGATCGACTTGGTGGATTTAGAATGGCTTGGAAATTTTACTAAAAGCCACAATCTAATTTTAGTGGTTGACAATTGCTTCGCAACGCCTTATTTACAAACTCCAATTTCCTATGGTGCTGATCTAGTCATCCATTCTGCCACAAAATTTATTGACGGTCAAGGTAGAGTCTTAGGCGGTATTACTGTCGGTAAAAAAGAGCTGATCGACGAAATTTATGCCTTTTCGAGAAGTACGGGCCCGGCCATGTCGCCATTTAATGCCTGGGTACTCTCAAAAAGTCTAGAAACATTGGCAGTTAGAATGGATAGGCACTGTAGCAATGCTTTGGCCTTAAGCAAGTTTCTATCCGACCATTCGGCAGTGGGGTGGGTGAAATATCCATTTTTGCCAAGTCACCCACAATATGATACTGCTAAGAAGCAAATGAGTGGCGGCGGTGGTGTAGTCAGTTTCGGTATAAAAGGCGGACTAGCAGCTGGAATTGAATTTTTAAATCAATTGAAAATGTGCTCCTTAACCGCAAATTTAGGTGATAGTAGAACCATTGTCACACACCCATCATCCACTACACACGCTAAACTCAGCGAGGAAGAAAGACTGGCCGTTGACATTTCTCCTGAACTAATCCGCATCTCAGTAGGTTTAGAGCATATTGATGATATTATCGCAGATTTAGATCAAGCATTGACCAAATCATAA
- a CDS encoding zinc-dependent alcohol dehydrogenase family protein — protein sequence MKAAFYAEFNGPITVENLLDPTPVFGGVVLKVEATGLCRSDWHGWMGHDSDILLPHVPGHELAGTVAAVGKGIKKFKVGDRVTVPFVSGCGKCHQCKTGNHQVCDNQFQPGFTHWGSFAEYVGIHYADINLVHLPDEISFETAASLGCRFITSYRAVMHQGQVESDHFVAVHGCGGVGLSAIMIAKSKGAQVIAIDINQKALDFAKSIGADFLVNANEEDPVEAVKELSKGGVHVSLDALGNKITCYNSIANLRKRGKHIQVGLMAGEDYNPSVPMHLVVANELEILGSHGMQAHAYPEMMQFIQSGKLQPERLIGELISLEEGAALLPKMNDFKGIGVRVINQFQA from the coding sequence ATGAAAGCTGCCTTTTACGCTGAATTTAATGGGCCAATCACTGTTGAAAACTTACTAGATCCCACACCAGTTTTTGGTGGCGTAGTCTTGAAAGTTGAAGCTACGGGACTATGCCGATCTGATTGGCATGGATGGATGGGACATGACAGCGATATACTATTACCGCATGTACCGGGTCATGAACTGGCAGGCACAGTAGCTGCTGTAGGGAAAGGCATTAAAAAATTCAAAGTTGGCGATCGGGTGACTGTGCCTTTTGTCAGTGGTTGTGGAAAATGCCATCAATGCAAAACTGGAAATCATCAAGTTTGTGATAATCAATTTCAGCCTGGATTTACACATTGGGGAAGTTTTGCGGAATATGTGGGCATTCATTATGCAGATATAAATTTGGTACACTTGCCAGATGAAATCTCGTTTGAAACCGCCGCAAGCCTTGGCTGCCGATTCATTACCTCTTATCGGGCAGTTATGCATCAAGGACAAGTTGAATCTGATCACTTTGTAGCCGTACATGGATGTGGTGGTGTTGGACTTTCGGCCATAATGATCGCCAAGTCAAAAGGAGCACAGGTTATCGCTATCGACATCAATCAAAAGGCATTAGATTTTGCCAAATCAATCGGAGCAGACTTTTTAGTCAATGCGAATGAGGAAGACCCAGTGGAAGCTGTGAAAGAATTGTCAAAAGGAGGCGTACATGTCTCCTTAGACGCACTAGGCAACAAAATCACATGCTATAATTCAATCGCTAACCTAAGAAAGAGAGGGAAACACATACAGGTTGGGCTTATGGCAGGAGAAGATTACAATCCTAGCGTCCCCATGCACTTGGTAGTTGCCAATGAACTGGAAATCCTTGGCAGCCATGGAATGCAAGCACATGCCTACCCAGAAATGATGCAGTTCATTCAATCAGGCAAGCTTCAGCCAGAACGATTAATCGGTGAGTTGATCAGTTTGGAAGAAGGCGCCGCCCTCCTTCCAAAAATGAATGACTTTAAAGGTATTGGGGTCCGAGTGATCAATCAATTCCAAGCTTAA